Proteins encoded by one window of Methylobacterium sp. SyP6R:
- a CDS encoding stability/partitioning determinant, which produces MKAAPDAGRADPFGDLTDFGPTTAHKTKPEPEAIRRVSEENNFPSRAPARKGATAAKATKARRQYRTGRNVQFNMKASAEAVERFHRIADTQGWVLGETLEHALDALEAKLQNS; this is translated from the coding sequence ATGAAAGCTGCTCCTGATGCTGGACGCGCCGATCCGTTCGGCGACCTGACCGATTTCGGCCCTACTACCGCACACAAAACTAAGCCTGAACCCGAAGCCATCCGCCGTGTCTCGGAGGAGAACAACTTTCCCAGCCGCGCTCCGGCTCGGAAAGGTGCCACGGCAGCGAAAGCTACCAAGGCGCGCCGCCAGTATCGAACTGGTCGGAATGTGCAGTTTAACATGAAGGCATCTGCTGAGGCCGTGGAGCGCTTCCACCGCATTGCCGATACACAAGGCTGGGTACTGGGTGAAACCTTAGAGCACGCACTGGACGCGCTAGAGGCCAAGCTGCAAAATAGCTGA
- a CDS encoding ParA family protein translates to MPVITFSSPKGGAGKTTAACLLGSMLAERGASVTMIDADPNLNVRDWAAQPGLPANLSVVSNVTEENIADEIEQAAARSAFVVVDLEGTASLMASYAISMSDLVVIPVQGSQLDAKQAARQMNLIKQAEKASRRPIPFAVLFTRTNPAIVPKTQKHIEKRFSELNIPVMQARLSDREAFRAIFSYGGTLQGLADKGVSNLNTAINNAAEFAGEVVQILRDARTQASKTETDPKVA, encoded by the coding sequence ATGCCCGTCATCACCTTTTCCTCACCCAAGGGCGGCGCTGGCAAAACCACAGCAGCCTGCTTGCTCGGCAGCATGCTCGCTGAGCGGGGTGCCTCGGTGACAATGATCGACGCGGATCCCAACCTGAATGTGCGGGACTGGGCAGCCCAACCGGGCCTTCCGGCCAACCTCTCGGTCGTTAGCAATGTGACCGAGGAGAACATTGCCGACGAGATAGAACAGGCAGCAGCCCGCAGCGCGTTCGTTGTGGTCGACCTGGAAGGCACGGCCAGCCTCATGGCGAGCTATGCCATTTCGATGTCCGACCTGGTTGTCATTCCGGTGCAGGGCTCGCAACTCGATGCCAAGCAGGCAGCTCGGCAGATGAACCTTATCAAGCAAGCGGAGAAGGCGAGCCGCCGCCCGATCCCATTCGCGGTACTATTTACTCGCACGAACCCAGCCATTGTGCCCAAAACTCAGAAGCACATCGAGAAGCGCTTCAGTGAACTTAACATTCCGGTCATGCAGGCTCGCCTTTCCGACCGCGAGGCCTTCCGAGCAATCTTCTCCTATGGTGGCACCCTACAAGGTTTAGCGGACAAGGGGGTTTCCAACCTCAATACCGCAATCAACAACGCGGCAGAGTTCGCGGGTGAAGTGGTGCAGATCCTGCGCGATGCTCGTACACAGGCATCTAAAACAGAAACCGATCCAAAGGTGGCCTGA
- a CDS encoding type II toxin-antitoxin system RelE/ParE family toxin has protein sequence MADESPQKVPLVFYRTPAGAEVVRDWLLELDEPARRAIGQDLMRAQFRWPVGMPLVRPMGNGLWEVRTNLPGNRIARVFLTLSQGRLVALHGFIKKTQKTPDDDLQIARKRMREFE, from the coding sequence ATGGCCGACGAATCACCGCAAAAGGTTCCGCTCGTATTTTACCGCACCCCAGCTGGCGCCGAGGTGGTGCGTGATTGGCTGCTGGAACTGGACGAACCCGCACGCCGGGCGATCGGTCAGGACCTGATGCGTGCGCAATTCCGTTGGCCGGTCGGGATGCCGCTCGTTCGCCCGATGGGCAACGGCTTGTGGGAGGTGCGCACGAACCTGCCAGGAAATCGGATTGCGCGGGTGTTCCTCACCCTCTCGCAGGGACGCTTGGTTGCTCTGCACGGGTTCATCAAAAAAACCCAGAAAACACCAGACGATGATTTGCAGATAGCCCGCAAACGTATGAGAGAATTTGAATAG
- a CDS encoding helix-turn-helix domain-containing protein: MINEATPRSTDDLTTLDSFLEGQGMREEFQAVAIKEVLAWQLEQAMAAEGLSQVALAKRMKTSPAQVRRLLNPKDGNVTLATLQKAAEMVGRKVRLELI; encoded by the coding sequence ATGATCAACGAAGCAACACCGCGTAGCACTGATGATCTGACCACCCTTGATAGCTTTTTGGAGGGTCAAGGGATGCGCGAGGAGTTCCAGGCAGTCGCCATCAAAGAAGTACTGGCTTGGCAGCTTGAGCAAGCTATGGCGGCAGAAGGTCTCTCTCAGGTGGCCCTGGCGAAACGCATGAAGACCAGCCCGGCTCAGGTGCGGCGACTGCTGAACCCGAAAGACGGTAACGTGACGCTTGCCACCCTGCAAAAGGCGGCTGAGATGGTGGGTCGTAAGGTGCGCCTTGAGCTAATCTGA
- a CDS encoding transcriptional regulator, producing MFADEIRAAVMAAPRVKLPDVAAVLWRAYGAGHVSEAEAEELSGLIETRKVVPAAPAAAAAIRKAVGSRPKTDASLERRRRWAASGRLPPALAARFTPGEIAVLSVVAAEACRRGDCRLAVGHLAAVAGVSETLVRNALREARTLGLVTIEERRVTAWRNDTNVVRIVSAEWSSWLKLAKGRPGAAPIPRGSTSSRNGRAASGEGRGGGCRSANPTHTVDDNPVNPAHRNPQKAAEGQGRRPGRASSWRG from the coding sequence ATGTTTGCTGACGAGATCCGGGCGGCCGTGATGGCGGCGCCCCGTGTGAAACTGCCCGACGTGGCGGCGGTGCTGTGGCGCGCCTATGGCGCCGGGCATGTGAGCGAGGCGGAGGCCGAGGAGCTGTCCGGGCTCATCGAGACCAGGAAGGTCGTGCCGGCCGCGCCCGCGGCCGCTGCAGCCATCAGGAAGGCCGTGGGAAGCCGCCCGAAGACGGATGCGAGCCTCGAGCGTCGGCGCCGCTGGGCGGCCTCTGGGCGGCTTCCTCCGGCCCTGGCGGCGCGGTTCACGCCCGGCGAGATCGCAGTGCTCTCGGTCGTGGCGGCCGAGGCCTGCCGTCGCGGGGACTGCCGGCTGGCCGTCGGCCATCTCGCGGCAGTTGCCGGTGTGTCCGAGACCCTGGTGCGCAACGCCCTGCGCGAGGCGCGGACGCTCGGCCTGGTCACGATCGAGGAACGGCGGGTGACGGCCTGGCGCAACGACACCAACGTGGTGCGGATCGTCTCGGCCGAGTGGAGCAGTTGGCTGAAGCTCGCCAAAGGCCGGCCCGGCGCTGCTCCCATTCCTCGCGGGTCTACCTCATCGAGGAACGGCCGCGCGGCATCCGGCGAGGGTAGAGGGGGTGGGTGCAGGTCTGCGAACCCCACGCATACTGTTGATGATAACCCTGTGAATCCAGCCCATCGGAACCCGCAAAAAGCTGCCGAAGGGCAGGGTCGCAGGCCAGGCAGAGCCTCATCCTGGCGGGGTTAA
- a CDS encoding HEPN domain-containing protein: protein MEGAALNGQDVMDTERLAHLPDRKRRELQHAVRILFEEFEDAQKTKLSDKARRGRILKLVLFGSYARGDWVEDRGSGYLSDYDLLVVVNDARFAEQYEAWEKAEERLLQELSLGGRLATPVNVIVHTLQDVNDQLAQGRPFFVDIARDGIVLHEMAGFPFAEPKPLTADERRVEAARYFDRWLPRASHALKLARDSITDQVPSDAAFLLHQATERLYHCVLLVLTLYSPKLHRLTKLRSQAESVDARLIPVWPRETKFARRCFALLNRAYVDARYSPHYEITDEELAWLVERVTALQESVAAICAERLESAVASQPDT, encoded by the coding sequence ATGGAAGGGGCCGCACTGAACGGCCAGGACGTGATGGACACCGAACGGCTCGCCCACCTGCCGGACCGCAAGCGCCGCGAGCTTCAGCACGCGGTGCGGATCCTGTTCGAGGAGTTCGAGGACGCGCAGAAAACCAAGCTGTCCGACAAGGCCCGGCGTGGCCGTATCCTGAAGCTCGTCCTGTTCGGCTCCTACGCGCGCGGCGACTGGGTCGAGGACCGGGGGAGCGGCTACCTGTCGGATTACGACCTGCTGGTGGTGGTCAACGACGCCCGCTTCGCCGAGCAGTACGAGGCCTGGGAGAAGGCCGAGGAGCGCCTGCTTCAGGAGCTGAGCCTGGGCGGTCGTCTGGCGACGCCGGTGAACGTGATCGTGCATACGCTGCAGGACGTGAACGATCAGCTGGCGCAGGGCCGCCCGTTCTTCGTTGACATCGCCCGTGACGGCATCGTGCTGCACGAGATGGCGGGCTTTCCATTCGCCGAACCGAAGCCGCTCACGGCGGACGAGCGGCGAGTCGAGGCTGCTCGGTACTTCGATCGGTGGCTTCCGCGTGCCAGTCACGCTCTCAAGCTCGCGCGCGACAGCATCACCGACCAAGTGCCGAGCGATGCCGCGTTTCTCCTGCATCAGGCCACCGAGCGGCTGTATCACTGCGTCCTGCTCGTCCTGACGCTCTACAGCCCCAAGCTCCACCGCCTGACCAAGCTGCGGTCGCAGGCCGAGAGCGTCGATGCCCGCCTGATCCCGGTCTGGCCGCGCGAGACGAAGTTCGCCCGACGCTGCTTTGCCCTCCTCAACCGCGCCTACGTCGATGCGCGGTACTCGCCGCATTACGAGATCACCGACGAGGAGTTGGCTTGGCTCGTCGAGCGGGTGACGGCCTTGCAGGAAAGCGTCGCGGCGATCTGCGCCGAACGGCTTGAAAGCGCGGTTGCAAGCCAGCCGGACACATGA
- the traA gene encoding Ti-type conjugative transfer relaxase TraA, whose protein sequence is MAIYHLSIKAVSRAGGRSATAAAAYRAACLIADERTGVIHDYQRRTGVAASFIVAPDGAAWAQDRAALWNAVEAAERRKDAKVAREYQVALPHELTPEERAGLVRDFAERLCVRYGVAADVAIHAPGREGDERNWHAHILTTTRAVTPDGLGAKTRVLDVATTARGEVEALRAIWEERANEHLAKAGHAVTIDRRSHLDRGIALAPTEHVGVHASQMQRRGKAGVDRVALDAETAARNAELIARRPEEVLRILTDEKAVFTRHDVARALHRYGVDEPDAFQAALARVMAADALVRLPGGERNGDERFTTMAMLAIETGMAESADRLLADWSYSVGMASVEGALSRRPELAEEQRAAVRHVTGPERIASVIGLAGAGKSTMLGTAREAWEAAGYRVHGAALAGKAAEGLEASSGIPSRTLASWQMAWANERHPLGTGDILVIDEAGMVSSRQLAQFVQTVERSGAKLVLVGDPEQLQPIGPGAGFRVLSERTGFLELEAIRRQRTAWQRQASVALGTRETRAGLEAYRENGAIRFTTDGGSARERLVADYLGDRTARPEASRIALAHTRADVRALNDAIRDRLRAAGELNGEVGFATGEAGRLSFAAGDRLVFLRNDRGLGVKNGSLGTVTDAAEGRLSVMLDDGRTVTIAQGVYDAVDHGYATTIHKSQGATVDQAFVLASSGMDRHLAYVALTRHRDAVGLYAGQDAFPDFAALAGRLGRGRLKASVLDYLGEPQEGGELRAEVAASEARPLADQPALPQAVEPGERATLVAPRQPFLAAVPYDEAAIDAVLRSRVDPAISLKRELQVLGLRIHRAVKDHASLYRAIYAQVRTPRTGYVTRIDGLLAKPEAYGGLRGRKGWFAREAEKEEREKAERAYGTIRDAAIALKTAFSVLADDMRPQEERYRRRIAIEVPGLSPAAAAALTTIARTPDTDPRVLDAVVAKAVMTYGQRAEIEAFASAVMHRFGANRYGADLGLGPSQGLTREEQEILSGGRVVASCLAEGSLDHLIARVLRHELDQQVDVPQQQTVGQGRDLDRRQAPVPDPRGEGREGGEPRAEVAASEPRLPADQPAPPQAVEPGERAAPVAPRKPFLAAYPYDAAAIDAALDRRVDPERDLKQDLDMLRYEIRRAVKEPARLFREIYAQLRTPGKGYSARIDGLLTDPGAYGGLRGRKGWFVPEAEKEERERAERAYAGLRRSALELKGAYSWACERARPEEERYRRRITIEVPGLSPAAAAALGKIGRTSIYVPAVFEAVMAEAVAPPEQRAEIEAFAAAVARRFGATGAIGHSPEKGLGPGQGLTREEREILAGGGFVASYLKEESLDHLIARVLRHELDQRLDVQPQQTLERHRDLDRSHDPGLTL, encoded by the coding sequence GTGGCGATCTACCACCTCAGCATCAAGGCTGTCTCCCGCGCCGGGGGGCGCAGCGCCACGGCCGCCGCGGCCTACCGCGCCGCCTGCCTCATCGCCGACGAACGCACCGGCGTGATCCACGACTACCAGCGCCGCACCGGCGTCGCGGCGAGCTTCATCGTGGCGCCGGACGGAGCGGCCTGGGCCCAGGATCGCGCCGCGCTGTGGAATGCCGTCGAGGCGGCCGAGCGGCGCAAGGACGCCAAGGTGGCGCGCGAGTACCAGGTCGCCCTGCCGCACGAGCTGACCCCCGAGGAGCGCGCCGGTCTCGTCCGCGACTTCGCCGAGCGGCTGTGCGTCCGCTACGGCGTCGCGGCGGACGTCGCCATTCACGCGCCCGGCCGCGAGGGTGACGAGCGCAACTGGCACGCCCACATCCTGACCACGACGCGGGCCGTGACCCCCGACGGGCTCGGGGCCAAGACCCGGGTTCTCGACGTCGCCACGACGGCGCGGGGCGAGGTCGAGGCACTACGGGCGATCTGGGAGGAACGCGCCAACGAGCACCTCGCGAAGGCCGGTCATGCGGTGACGATCGACCGGCGCTCGCACCTCGATCGTGGGATCGCACTCGCCCCGACCGAGCATGTCGGGGTGCATGCGAGCCAGATGCAACGGCGCGGCAAGGCCGGGGTCGATCGGGTGGCATTGGACGCCGAGACCGCAGCCCGAAACGCGGAACTGATCGCACGCCGGCCGGAGGAGGTGCTGCGCATCCTCACCGACGAGAAGGCGGTGTTCACTCGCCACGACGTCGCTCGCGCGCTGCATCGCTACGGCGTCGATGAGCCCGACGCGTTCCAGGCTGCGCTCGCCCGGGTGATGGCGGCGGACGCGCTGGTACGGCTGCCGGGCGGCGAGCGGAATGGGGACGAACGCTTCACCACGATGGCGATGCTGGCGATCGAAACCGGCATGGCCGAGAGCGCCGATCGGTTGCTGGCCGACTGGAGCTATTCGGTCGGAATGGCCTCGGTCGAGGGGGCGCTTTCCCGCCGTCCGGAGCTGGCCGAGGAGCAGCGCGCGGCGGTGCGCCACGTCACCGGACCGGAGCGGATCGCCAGCGTGATCGGGCTCGCCGGTGCGGGCAAATCGACCATGCTCGGCACCGCGCGCGAGGCCTGGGAAGCGGCCGGATACCGGGTGCATGGGGCGGCGCTCGCCGGCAAGGCGGCGGAGGGTCTGGAGGCCTCCTCCGGCATCCCGAGCCGCACCCTGGCGTCCTGGCAGATGGCCTGGGCCAACGAGCGCCATCCGCTCGGGACGGGCGACATCCTGGTGATCGACGAGGCCGGGATGGTGTCCTCGCGCCAACTCGCGCAGTTCGTGCAAACGGTCGAGCGATCTGGTGCCAAGCTGGTGCTGGTGGGCGATCCCGAGCAGCTGCAGCCGATCGGGCCTGGTGCCGGGTTCCGGGTCTTGTCGGAGCGCACCGGGTTCCTCGAGCTCGAGGCGATCCGGCGCCAGCGCACGGCCTGGCAGAGGCAGGCGAGCGTGGCCCTGGGCACGCGCGAGACCCGGGCCGGGCTCGAGGCCTATCGTGAGAACGGCGCGATCCGGTTCACGACGGACGGAGGCTCGGCGCGCGAGCGCCTGGTGGCGGATTACCTGGGTGATCGGACGGCCCGGCCGGAGGCGAGCCGGATCGCGCTGGCCCATACCCGGGCCGACGTGCGCGCGCTCAACGACGCGATCCGCGACCGGCTGCGTGCGGCCGGAGAACTGAACGGCGAGGTAGGGTTCGCGACCGGTGAGGCCGGGCGGCTGAGCTTCGCGGCCGGGGACCGGCTGGTGTTCCTGCGCAACGATCGCGGGCTCGGGGTGAAGAACGGCAGCCTCGGCACGGTGACGGACGCGGCCGAGGGTCGGCTGAGCGTGATGCTCGACGACGGGCGGACGGTGACGATCGCGCAGGGTGTCTACGACGCGGTGGACCACGGCTACGCGACGACGATCCACAAGAGCCAGGGAGCAACGGTGGACCAGGCGTTCGTGCTGGCCTCGTCGGGGATGGACCGTCACCTGGCCTACGTGGCGCTGACGCGGCACCGGGACGCGGTCGGGCTGTATGCCGGGCAGGATGCGTTCCCGGACTTCGCGGCGCTGGCGGGCCGGCTGGGCCGGGGGCGGCTCAAGGCGTCGGTGCTGGACTACCTCGGCGAGCCTCAAGAGGGGGGTGAGCTACGCGCCGAGGTCGCGGCGTCGGAGGCCCGGCCACTCGCCGATCAGCCCGCATTACCGCAGGCGGTCGAGCCGGGGGAGCGCGCGACCCTCGTGGCGCCGCGACAGCCGTTCCTGGCGGCCGTTCCCTACGACGAGGCGGCGATCGATGCGGTTCTCCGCAGCCGCGTCGATCCGGCCATCTCTCTGAAGCGGGAACTCCAGGTGTTGGGGCTCAGGATCCACAGGGCGGTCAAGGATCACGCGAGCCTCTACAGGGCGATCTACGCCCAGGTTCGCACGCCGAGGACAGGCTACGTCACGCGGATTGATGGGCTGCTGGCCAAGCCCGAGGCCTATGGCGGCCTACGAGGGCGCAAGGGCTGGTTCGCTCGAGAGGCGGAGAAGGAGGAACGCGAGAAGGCCGAGCGCGCCTATGGGACCATCAGGGATGCCGCCATCGCGCTCAAGACCGCGTTCTCGGTATTGGCCGACGACATGCGTCCGCAGGAGGAGCGATATCGCCGGCGCATCGCGATCGAGGTTCCGGGCTTGTCCCCGGCTGCCGCCGCCGCGCTGACCACGATCGCCCGGACGCCCGACACGGACCCACGGGTCCTCGATGCCGTGGTCGCAAAAGCCGTCATGACGTACGGGCAGCGGGCCGAGATCGAGGCGTTCGCGAGCGCCGTCATGCACCGGTTCGGGGCGAACAGGTACGGAGCGGATCTGGGCCTCGGACCGTCGCAGGGGCTCACGCGGGAGGAGCAGGAGATCCTGTCCGGCGGCAGGGTCGTCGCCTCCTGCCTCGCGGAGGGCAGCCTGGATCACCTGATCGCCCGGGTCCTGCGCCACGAGCTGGATCAGCAGGTCGATGTGCCGCAGCAGCAGACGGTGGGGCAGGGACGAGACCTCGATCGTCGCCAGGCTCCGGTGCCGGACCCTCGTGGCGAGGGGCGGGAGGGCGGCGAGCCCCGCGCGGAGGTGGCCGCGTCGGAGCCCCGGCTCCCCGCCGATCAGCCTGCACCGCCACAGGCGGTCGAGCCGGGGGAGCGCGCGGCCCCCGTCGCACCGCGAAAGCCGTTCCTGGCGGCCTATCCCTACGACGCCGCGGCGATCGATGCGGCCCTCGACCGTCGCGTCGATCCGGAGCGGGATCTCAAGCAGGACCTCGACATGCTGCGCTACGAGATCCGCAGGGCGGTCAAGGAACCCGCCAGGCTGTTCCGGGAGATCTACGCCCAGCTTCGCACGCCCGGGAAAGGCTACTCCGCGCGGATCGACGGGCTGCTGACCGACCCCGGGGCCTATGGCGGCCTGCGGGGCCGGAAGGGCTGGTTCGTGCCCGAGGCGGAGAAGGAGGAACGGGAGCGGGCCGAGCGTGCCTATGCGGGCCTCAGGAGGTCCGCTCTGGAGCTCAAGGGCGCGTATTCGTGGGCCTGCGAGCGAGCGCGTCCGGAGGAGGAGCGCTATCGCCGGCGCATCACGATCGAGGTTCCAGGCCTGTCCCCGGCGGCGGCGGCGGCGCTGGGCAAGATCGGGCGGACGTCGATCTACGTGCCGGCCGTGTTCGAGGCGGTGATGGCGGAAGCCGTGGCGCCTCCCGAGCAGCGGGCGGAGATCGAGGCCTTCGCGGCGGCGGTGGCGCGGCGGTTCGGCGCCACCGGGGCGATCGGCCATTCGCCGGAGAAGGGCCTCGGTCCGGGGCAGGGGCTGACGAGGGAGGAGCGCGAGATCCTGGCGGGCGGTGGGTTCGTCGCCTCCTACCTCAAGGAGGAGAGCCTGGATCACCTGATCGCCCGTGTCCTACGCCACGAGCTTGATCAGCGTCTGGATGTACAACCGCAGCAGACCCTGGAGCGGCATCGGGACCTCGACCGCAGTCATGATCCCGGTCTCACGTTGTGA
- a CDS encoding transposase has protein sequence MGQTSIGVDIVAAIAWHLRVGSAWRALPAGFPPWRTVYGCSGAGSRRACSRS, from the coding sequence GTGGGTCAGACTTCAATCGGCGTTGACATCGTGGCGGCGATCGCCTGGCATCTGCGGGTCGGCAGTGCCTGGCGCGCCCTGCCGGCGGGGTTTCCGCCCTGGCGCACGGTCTATGGCTGTTCGGGCGCTGGATCGAGAAGGGCGTGTTCGAGATCCTGA